The Deltaproteobacteria bacterium sequence ATATTTCAAAAAATTAAGGTTGTTTGGCACCCCAAAAAGGGCACCCCAAAAAGGTGGGGTGCGATGCAAGTGGTCAGGCGATAACAATGCGAATACTATGTTGACCTTTTCGATCTCCAACAAGCGCTTCAAGACGATTGTTAGGCGGAATTCGCAAGTCGGCGATTCCTTGCGCATTATTCAACATACGCAACTTGCGCCGCGCCACAGATTGAATGTCTGTAGGCAGTCTTCGTGATAAGTCACCACCCCAAATTTTTTCGGTTTCTTTATCGCGAAAACTTTTAATCATTATTAATAAATAATATCGTAACGCGTTAATAACGTCAAGCAGTCATATTGGCCATGTTACTGATACGGTATATGTCCGCAGTATAAATAGGTTCGGCACTCTTATAATTTACCTGCAACTTGCAGACGAACACGGGCGCGTTGTGCTCGATTGAATTGATTTTGATAGTCATCAGAGGTTGTAGATAAATTAGCTAAAGCCGCTTCAGAAGCTTTTAAAGATTTACGTGCGCGTTCAACATCTATTTCGTTAGCTCGTTCAGCGGTTTCAACTAGCAGTGATACATGATTGCGGTCGACTTCTAAAAAACCACCTGAGATAGCAAAGCGTTCGTTCAGTGTATTATTTTTGCTGTGAAGCTCAACTATGCCAGGCGCTAAATCAGCTAGCAGGGTGCAGTGATCAGGAAGAATACCAACTTGACCCATCGCTGAAGGGGCAACAACCATATCGACTTCACCATGAGACACTTGCCGGTCTGGGGTGACAAAACTAACCATGAGTTGCTTTACATTAGCCATGACTTTTAGCCTAAAGTTTTTGCTTTGGCTACGGCATCTTCAATAGTGCCAACCATATAAAAAGCTTGTTCAGGTAGCGCGTCATGTTTGCCATCAACAATTTCTTTAAAGCCTTTAATAGTATCAGTCAGCTCTACATAAACACCTTTGTAACCGGTAAATGTTTCGGCAACGTGAAAGGGTTGTGATAAAAATCGTTGAATACGACGCGCTCGGGTAACTACAAGTTTATCTTCATCGTTTAATTCATCCATACCCAGTACTGAGATAATGTCTTGCAACTCTTTATTGCGTTGTAAAATCGATTGTACTTGGCGTGCTGTTTGATAGTGTTCATCACCAATAACAATAGGGTCTAGCAGACGTGAAGTAGAATCAAGTGGGTCGACAGCCGGGTAAATACCAATTTCAACTATTGCACGTGATAAAACCGTAGTGGCGTCAAGGTGAGCAAAGGTTGTTGCTGGGGCTGGGTCAGTAAGATCGTCAGCAGGAACATAAATTGCTTGTACCGAGGTGATGGACCCTTTGTTGGTTGAAGTAATGCGTTCTTGCAGAGCGCCCATTTCGGTAGCTAAAGTAGGTTGATAGCCCACAGCGCTGGGCATACGCCCAAGCAATGCTGAAACTTCTGAACCAGCTTGAGTAAAACGAAAGATGTTATCAATAAACAGCAAAACATCTTTGCCTTCATCATCACGAAAATATTCAGCCTCAGTTAAAGCTGATAAAGCTACGCGGGCTCTAGCACCAGGAGGCTCGTTCATTTGCCCATAAATTAAAGCGCATTGGCTTTTGCCCGGGATTAATTTGATTGAGCCATCAGGATTTTTTAGCGGATGGCCATTTGCATCTTTTTCTGCGGCGATAACGCCGGAGTCAATCATTTCATAATAAAGGTCGTTACCTTCGCGAGTTCGCTCACCAACACCAGCAAATACTGAGAAACCGCCACGGCGTACGGCAACATTACGAATTAGTTCCATAATGAGAACAGTTTTGCCGACGCCGGCACCACCAAAAAGACCGATTTTACCGCCACGCGCGTAAGGCGCAAGCAAATCAATGACCTTAATACCGGTTTCAAACGTCTGTACTGAGGTTGATTGCTCAGTAAATGTAGGAGCGGGGCGATGGATCGGTCGATATTTTTTAGTTTTGACCGGACCAAGATAATCGACCGGCTCGCCAATTACATTAAGAATACGACCTAAAACTTCTGGACCAACCGGCATTGCAATAGGAGCACCGGTACTTTTTACGGGGGTGCCACGTACCAAGCCATCAGTGACTTCCATGGCCACAGTACGTACGGTATTTTCACCAAGATGCTGTGCAACTTCTAACACTAAATTATCAGCTTGGTCATTAATACTAGGATTCGTAGCAGTTAACGCCGTATAAATTTGCGGCACTTGCCCGGGCGGAAACTCGACATCTACGGCAGGTCCGATAACCTGAGTAACATGCCCTTGTGCTAGTGCTTCTGCTGCCA is a genomic window containing:
- a CDS encoding type II toxin-antitoxin system RelE/ParE family toxin gives rise to the protein MIKSFRDKETEKIWGGDLSRRLPTDIQSVARRKLRMLNNAQGIADLRIPPNNRLEALVGDRKGQHSIRIVIA
- the atpC gene encoding ATP synthase F1 subunit epsilon: MANVKQLMVSFVTPDRQVSHGEVDMVVAPSAMGQVGILPDHCTLLADLAPGIVELHSKNNTLNERFAISGGFLEVDRNHVSLLVETAERANEIDVERARKSLKASEAALANLSTTSDDYQNQFNRAQRARVRLQVAGKL
- the atpD gene encoding F0F1 ATP synthase subunit beta; protein product: MAAEALAQGHVTQVIGPAVDVEFPPGQVPQIYTALTATNPSINDQADNLVLEVAQHLGENTVRTVAMEVTDGLVRGTPVKSTGAPIAMPVGPEVLGRILNVIGEPVDYLGPVKTKKYRPIHRPAPTFTEQSTSVQTFETGIKVIDLLAPYARGGKIGLFGGAGVGKTVLIMELIRNVAVRRGGFSVFAGVGERTREGNDLYYEMIDSGVIAAEKDANGHPLKNPDGSIKLIPGKSQCALIYGQMNEPPGARARVALSALTEAEYFRDDEGKDVLLFIDNIFRFTQAGSEVSALLGRMPSAVGYQPTLATEMGALQERITSTNKGSITSVQAIYVPADDLTDPAPATTFAHLDATTVLSRAIVEIGIYPAVDPLDSTSRLLDPIVIGDEHYQTARQVQSILQRNKELQDIISVLGMDELNDEDKLVVTRARRIQRFLSQPFHVAETFTGYKGVYVELTDTIKGFKEIVDGKHDALPEQAFYMVGTIEDAVAKAKTLG